In a single window of the Niabella ginsenosidivorans genome:
- a CDS encoding GIY-YIG nuclease family protein translates to MQKGGFIYILTNKLRTVLYIGVTSNLRSRLWEHEQHETPGSFTDQYNATLLIYYEWFNTINSAIEREKQLKGWIRKKKEQLIARKNPQWKVFNEEISKEIYSLLY, encoded by the coding sequence ATGCAAAAAGGAGGCTTCATATACATACTAACAAACAAACTAAGAACGGTCCTCTATATCGGCGTCACGTCCAATCTTCGGTCGAGGTTATGGGAACACGAGCAGCACGAAACACCCGGTAGCTTTACGGATCAATACAATGCAACATTACTGATCTATTATGAGTGGTTCAATACGATTAATTCGGCAATAGAAAGAGAAAAACAATTGAAGGGATGGATCAGAAAAAAGAAAGAGCAATTGATTGCACGAAAAAATCCACAATGGAAGGTTTTTAATGAGGAGATTTCTAAGGAGATATACAGTCTTTTATACTGA